The Gouania willdenowi chromosome 3, fGouWil2.1, whole genome shotgun sequence genome includes a region encoding these proteins:
- the LOC114454188 gene encoding SHC-transforming protein 1-like isoform X1 has translation MRERTTSKSPPGLPAAGMLKRTKYSRLRNDSLTSLEDNSQRMVPQKSDHQCSESDFALLHPEKSTHLRPSTLKEFIPRVANIRLQSTIAPHALRGPDGGPSDGPLSRSNPGPDERSSADPDLSHPALCCIQRPITLHKMSSICPALTEPRGSHCCLKELSAAHCAVIGMKSRALHHHIKYMGSVEVTQSMRTLDFDTRMLVTREAISRLCERTFSGKSAIKPKKPVCKGASAGLGQINLQFSGSRIILSVSTDSVTLIAASSLQTIAHHPMQAISFASGGDSDMAEYIAYVAKDHINLRACHILECPHGRAGEVIDSIGRAFEARFRQLLSQSQCLSASPRSAETHIHKQCPNETCLDQRAQMESEVREQQDYYNVIQGNTPTAAKISLTQPVSMYENCTVTDGPLAPPSDLWQCEVNADLSARLSETQIHEKMKEEGWFHGRLGREQAESLLSCSGDFLVRESSSACGQYVLSGMEGVTVRHLLLVDPHGQVRTRDQVFLSVSHLVRFYMENQTPIVSGSSELCLKRPIPQTH, from the exons ATGCGAGAGCGAACCACTTCCAAATCCCCACCAGGACTCCCAGCAGCAG GTATGCTAAAACGGACTAAATACAGTCGTCTGCGCAACGATTCTCTGACTTCTCTGGAGGATAACTCCCAAAGGATGGTGCCCCAGAAAAGTGACCACCAGTGCTCGGAGTCGGACTTTGCTCTGCTGCATCCTGAGAAGTCGACTCACCTCAGGCCTTCAACTCTGAAAGAGTTCATCCCTCGAGTGGCGAACATCCGTCTGCAGAGTACCATCGCCCCACACGCTCTGAGAGGACCTGATGGTGGACCATCTGACGGACCCTTATCCCGGTCCAACCCAGGACCTGATGAGAGGTCCTCCGCTGATCCCGATCTGAGTCACCCGGCTCTGTGCTGCATTCAAAGACCCATAACCCTGCACAAGATGTCCAGCATCTGTCCTGCCCTCACTGAACCCAGAGGCAGTCATTGCTGTCTGAAGGAGCTCTCTGCTGCACATTGTGCTGTCATAGGGATGAAGAGTAGAGCCCTTCATCATCACATcaag TATATGGGTAGTGTGGAGGTGACCCAGTCCATGAGAACTCTTGACTTTGATACCAGGATGCTAGTCACAAG agaggCAATCAGCCGACTTTGTGAGAGGACATTTAGTGGGAAATCAGCAATAAAACCTAAAAAG CCTGTATGTAAAGGGGCGTCCGCTGGTCTGGGTCAAATCAACCTTCAGTTCTCCGGGAGCAGAATCATCCTCAGCGTCTCCACAGACAGTGTCACTCTGATTGCTGCCTCCTCTTTGCAG ACAATCGCCCACCATCCGATGCAGGCCATTTCATTTGCCTCTGGAGGCGACTCA GATATGGCTGAATACATCGCCTACGTTGCCAAGGACCACATCAATCTAAGAG CCTGTCACATCCTGGAGTGTCCTCACGGTCGAGCCGGAGAAGTCATCGACAGCATCGGCCGAGCGTTTGAAGCTCGCTTCCGCCAACTTCTCAGCCAATCCCAGTGCCTCTCCGCCAGTCCCAG GTCAGCAGAGACACACATCCACAAACAGTGTCCAAACGAGACCTGCCTGGACCAAAGGGCACAGATGGAGAGTGAGGTCAGGGAGCAGCAGGATTATTATAACGTTATCCAGGGAAACACACCAACAGCTGCAAAG ATCTCACTCACACAGCCTGTTTCCATGTATGAGAACTGCACTGTCACAGACGGACCTCTGGCTCCCCCTTCAG ACTTGTGGCAGTGTGAAGTCAATGCTGATCTCAGTGCTCGTCTTTCTGAAACGCAGATTCATGAAAAGATGAAGGAAGAAGGTTGGTTCCATGGCAG GTTGGGAAGGGAGCAGGCGGAGTCTCTTCTCAGCTGTAGCGGTGACTTCCTGGTCAGAGAGAGCAGCTCGGCCTGTGGTCAGTACGTCCTCAGTGGGATGGAGGGAGTCACTGTGAGGCACCTACTGCTGGTGGATCCACACGGACAG GTGAGGACTCGTGATCAGGTGTTCCTGAGTGTGAGTCACCTGGTGCGTTTCTACATGGAGAACCAGACGCCCATTGTTTCTGGGAGCAGCGAGCTGTGCCTCAAGCGTCCGATtccacaaacacactga
- the LOC114454188 gene encoding SHC-transforming protein 4-like isoform X2: MRERTTSKSPPGLPAAGMLKRTKYSRLRNDSLTSLEDNSQRMVPQKSDHQCSESDFALLHPEKSTHLRPSTLKEFIPRVANIRLQSTIAPHALRGPDGGPSDGPLSRSNPGPDERSSADPDLSHPALCCIQRPITLHKMSSICPALTEPRGSHCCLKELSAAHCAVIGMKSRALHHHIKYMGSVEVTQSMRTLDFDTRMLVTREAISRLCERTFSGKSAIKPKKPVCKGASAGLGQINLQFSGSRIILSVSTDSVTLIAASSLQTIAHHPMQAISFASGGDSDMAEYIAYVAKDHINLRACHILECPHGRAGEVIDSIGRAFEARFRQLLSQSQCLSASPRSAETHIHKQCPNETCLDQRAQMESEVREQQDYYNVIQGNTPTAAKISLTQPVSMYENCTVTDGPLAPPSDLWQCEVNADLSARLSETQIHEKMKEEGWEGSRRSLFSAVAVTSWSERAARPVVSTSSVGWRESL; this comes from the exons ATGCGAGAGCGAACCACTTCCAAATCCCCACCAGGACTCCCAGCAGCAG GTATGCTAAAACGGACTAAATACAGTCGTCTGCGCAACGATTCTCTGACTTCTCTGGAGGATAACTCCCAAAGGATGGTGCCCCAGAAAAGTGACCACCAGTGCTCGGAGTCGGACTTTGCTCTGCTGCATCCTGAGAAGTCGACTCACCTCAGGCCTTCAACTCTGAAAGAGTTCATCCCTCGAGTGGCGAACATCCGTCTGCAGAGTACCATCGCCCCACACGCTCTGAGAGGACCTGATGGTGGACCATCTGACGGACCCTTATCCCGGTCCAACCCAGGACCTGATGAGAGGTCCTCCGCTGATCCCGATCTGAGTCACCCGGCTCTGTGCTGCATTCAAAGACCCATAACCCTGCACAAGATGTCCAGCATCTGTCCTGCCCTCACTGAACCCAGAGGCAGTCATTGCTGTCTGAAGGAGCTCTCTGCTGCACATTGTGCTGTCATAGGGATGAAGAGTAGAGCCCTTCATCATCACATcaag TATATGGGTAGTGTGGAGGTGACCCAGTCCATGAGAACTCTTGACTTTGATACCAGGATGCTAGTCACAAG agaggCAATCAGCCGACTTTGTGAGAGGACATTTAGTGGGAAATCAGCAATAAAACCTAAAAAG CCTGTATGTAAAGGGGCGTCCGCTGGTCTGGGTCAAATCAACCTTCAGTTCTCCGGGAGCAGAATCATCCTCAGCGTCTCCACAGACAGTGTCACTCTGATTGCTGCCTCCTCTTTGCAG ACAATCGCCCACCATCCGATGCAGGCCATTTCATTTGCCTCTGGAGGCGACTCA GATATGGCTGAATACATCGCCTACGTTGCCAAGGACCACATCAATCTAAGAG CCTGTCACATCCTGGAGTGTCCTCACGGTCGAGCCGGAGAAGTCATCGACAGCATCGGCCGAGCGTTTGAAGCTCGCTTCCGCCAACTTCTCAGCCAATCCCAGTGCCTCTCCGCCAGTCCCAG GTCAGCAGAGACACACATCCACAAACAGTGTCCAAACGAGACCTGCCTGGACCAAAGGGCACAGATGGAGAGTGAGGTCAGGGAGCAGCAGGATTATTATAACGTTATCCAGGGAAACACACCAACAGCTGCAAAG ATCTCACTCACACAGCCTGTTTCCATGTATGAGAACTGCACTGTCACAGACGGACCTCTGGCTCCCCCTTCAG ACTTGTGGCAGTGTGAAGTCAATGCTGATCTCAGTGCTCGTCTTTCTGAAACGCAGATTCATGAAAAGATGAAGGAAGAAG GTTGGGAAGGGAGCAGGCGGAGTCTCTTCTCAGCTGTAGCGGTGACTTCCTGGTCAGAGAGAGCAGCTCGGCCTGTGGTCAGTACGTCCTCAGTGGGATGGAGGGAGTCACTGTGA
- the secisbp2l gene encoding selenocysteine insertion sequence-binding protein 2-like — MDAGVNKDVKLSPEVEPFVPQKGGPEGTFVNMSLSSEAGGGGGSLGGSSTGVETAPIPSYLITCYPFVQENQPNRHNPMYNGGELRWPQNNPSSGGPYLAYPILPSPQPAVSNDYAYYQIMPAPCPPMMGFYPTFPGPYAGPVQAGMVNPVSADVGERALPLGTPYGMGSQRGRGMIRSNVLPKPHLNGCQPQRCRRPPTRNVAVQKEVCTLPDGRTKTVMLVDAAQQTDFPCEAAGRCAAEQVSPLLWNNQTKRRQASQSAENYNEQGTSEADIDSDSGYCSPKHNQAVGGTQRTAETTAASTRVEAGVMTGSWVNVGSQAALKPWGDRNGQYHRGEQRRNPVQRNFSQEFHSGYSGRVLANQPEQRLQPASASVTNLTPDPLYFEDEEDSPELSAGGAPQRNSNNNRLDSASAQTHTQPILTKNLLDNLPEDSPISIIQTPIPITTSVPKRAKSQRKKALAAALATTQEYSEISMEQKKLQEAFTKAAGKRSKNPVELDLGDMLAALEKQQHALKARQLTNTKPLSFTVGMTTSFHSSHSPIMPSTLKRLHQTSSVPKNPLDATAPQNKRGKEREIPKVKRPTALKKIILKEREGKKGKPTVDPEAAGNEEQEDECLPFTDDLSGEPASQEENGLSVPSDASLSPASQNSPYSITPISQGSPASSGIGSPMASNAITKIHSMRFREYCNQVLSTEIDESVTLLLQELVCLQERVYQKNPTKAKSKRRLVMGLREVTKHLKLNRIKCVIISPNCEKIQAKGGLDEALYNVIAMAREQKIPFVFALGRKALGRCVNKVVAVSVVGIFNFSGAEELFNRLVSLTEEARKAYKDMVSALEQELKNDKKGHTRNLSAASAISFSSYLSEPISEDIEKESETNWRSMMESSDAPELPEIEETRPTPPTAAQRDSESVPLVTVTPCPTAPPHRGAPPSYGGGDGSEVRADDRLELASQQSTETASLDGSCRGPLNSSITSTTSTLVPGMLEEAEEEEEEEEEDYTPEPISLEVPMSGNRTDSWVTTTLENLQLGKSQESTEEEEVEEQGPSEDEEDIDSADIVDTNTEDKEEVEVMAKFLSSW; from the exons GATGTGAAGCTTTCTCCTGAAGTTGAACCGTTCGTCCCACAGAAAGGAGGCCCTGAAGGAACCTTTGTCAATATGAGTCTTTCTAGTGAAGCAGGTGGAGGTGGTGGGAGCTTAGGAGGAAGCAGTACTGGGGTGGAAACCGCCCCCATCCCCAGCTACCTCATCACCTGCTACCCTTTCGTTCAAGAGAACCAGCCCAACAG GCACAATCCTATGTATAATGGTGGAGAGCTGCGCTGGCCGCAGAACAATCCCTCCTCTGGAGGTCCATACCTGGCCTATCCCATCTTACCTTCCCCACAACCTGCCGTTTCCAATGACTACGCCTATTACCAGATCATGCCGGCACCATGCCCGCCTATGATGGGCTTCTACCCGACGTTTCCTGGCCCCTATGCAGGTCCAGTGCAAGCCGGTATGGTCAATCCTGTTTCTGCAGATGTTGGGGAGCGAGCCCTGCCTCTGGGGACACCGTATGGAATGGGCAGTCAAAGGGGAAGAGGCATGATCCGTTCTAATGTTCTCCCAAAG CCCCATTTGAACGGATGTCAACCTCAGCGCTGTCGCCGCCCTCCGACCAGAAATGTGGCTGTGCAGAAGGAGGTGTGCACCTTACCAGACGGTCGCACCAAGACCGTCATGTTGGTGGATGCTGCACAGCAGACTG ATTTCCCATGTGAGGCGGCGGGGCGCTGTGCTGCTGAGCAGGTGAGCCCCCTGCTGTGGAACAACCAAACAAAGAGGAGACAGGCCTCCCAGTCAGCTGAAAACTACAACGAGCAAGGCACCAGCGAAGCCGACATAGACAGTGACAGCGGCTACTGTAGTCCCAAACACAACCAGGCAGTGGGTGGGACGCAAAGAACAGCTGAGACCACAGCAGCTTCCACG AGAGTGGAAGCTGGTGTCATGACAG GCTCCTGGGTAAATGTTGGGTCTCAAGCTGCTTTGAAGCCCTGGGGGGACAGAAATGGCCAATATCACAGAGGAGAACAGAGGAGGAATCCCGTACAGAGAAACTTCTCACAG GAATTCCACAGTGGGTATTCAGGTCGGGTGTTGGCCAACCAGCCAGAGCAACGACTGCAGCCAGCATCCGCCTCTGTCACCAATCTCACTCCAGACCCTCTTTACTTTGAG gATGAAGAGGATTCTCCAGAGCTCTCTGCTGGAGGAGCTCCTCAGCGCAACAGCAACAATAACAGACTAGACTCGGCTTCAGCCCAGACTCACACACAACCCATATTGACTAAAAACCTG CTGGATAACCTACCTGAAGACTCCCCGATCAGCATAATACAGACTCCTATCCCGATTACCACCTCTGTTCCCAAAAGGGCTAAGAGTCAGAGGAAAAAAGCTCTGGCTGCAGCTTTGGCCACCACACAGGAGTACTCAGAAATCAGCATGGAGCAAAAGAAACTACAG GAAGCGTTCACCAAAGCAGCAGGAAAGAGGAGTAAAAACCCAGTAGAGCTGGACCTTGGTGACATGCTGGCAGCTTTGGAGAAGCAGCAGCATGCTTTGAAAGCCAGGCAACTCACTAATACCAAACCCCTGTCATTCACAG TTGGAATGACCACCTCGTTTCACAGCTCTCACTCTCCCATTATGCCATCCACATTAAAGAGACTCCATCAGACGAGCTCAGTGCCTAAGAACCCCCTGGACGCCACTGCACCTCAAAACAAGAGAGGAAAGGAGAGGGAGATTCCCAAAGTGAAAAGACCAACAGCCCTTAAGAAG atcattttaaaagaacgtgaagggaaaaaaggaaagccAACTGTTGATCCAGAGGCTGCAGGTAATGAGGAGCAGGAGGACGAGTGCCTGCCTTTCACTGATGATCTTTCAGGAGAGCCCGCCTCCCAAGAAG AAAATGGTCTGAGTGTTCCCAGCGATGCATCACTCTCCCCAGCCAGTCAGAACTCTCCATACAGCATCACCCCGATATCCCAGGGATCCCCTGCTAGCTCTGGCATCGGCAGCCCCATGGCCTCAAACGCCATTACAAAGATCCACAGCATGAGGTTCAGAGA GTATTGTAACCAAGTGCTGAGCACAGAGATCGATGAGAGCGTCACTCTGCTGTTGCAAGAGTTGGTTTGCTTACAGGAGCGAGTTTACCAGAAGAATCCCACCAAAGCCAAGTCCAAGCGCCGCCTCGTTATGGGCCTTAGAGAAGTCACCAAACATTTGAAGCTAAACAGGATAAAGTGTGTCATCATCTCTCCCAACTGTGAGAAGATCCAAGCCAAAG GTGGTTTGGATGAGGCTTTATATAATGTCATTGCCATGGCCAGAGAGCAGAAGATTCCCTTTGTGTTTGCACTTGGCAGAAAAGCTCTCGGACGCTGTGTCAACAAGGTGGTGGCTGTTAGCGTGGTGGGAATATTCAActtctctggggctgag GAACTCTTCAACCGTTTGGTGTCACTGACAGAAGAAGCCCGAAAGGCCTACAAGGACATGGTGTCGGCTCTGGAGCAGGAGCTGAAAAATGACAAGAAGGGACATACCCGTAACCTGTCTGCTGCTTCAGCCATCTCCTTCAGTTCTTATCTGTCAGAGCCCATCTCTGAGGACATTGAGAAGGAATCCG AGACCAACTGGAGGAGCATGATGGAGAGCTCGGATGCCCCAGAGCTTCCGGAGATTGAGGAGACTCGCCCCACACCTCCTACAGCGGCTCAGAGAGACAGTGAGTCAGTCCCCTTGGTCACCGTCACGCCCTGCCCCACCGCTCCACCCCACAGGGGAGCTCCTCCGTCATACGGCGGCGGTGATGGTAGCGAGGTACGAGCTGATGACCGGCTGGAGCTGGCCTCTCAGCAGAGCACGGAGACCGCCTCCCTGGACGGGAGCTGCAGGGGTCCTTTGAACTCCTCCATTacctccaccacctccacccTCGTCCCAGGAATGTTGGAGGAGgctgaggaagaagaggaagaggaggaggaggactaCACTCCCGAACCCATTTCCCTGGAGGTGCCCATGTCGGGCAATCGCACCGACTCCTGGGTGACGACGACCCTGGAAAACCTTCAGCTAGGAAAGAGCCAAGAGAGCacggaggaagaggaagtggaaGAACAAGGGCCCAGTGAGGATGAGGAAGACATTGATTCAGCCGACATCGTCGACACAAACACGGAAGACAAAGAAGAAGTGGAGGTGATGGCTAAATTCCTGTCGTCGTGGTGA